Proteins encoded together in one Prionailurus viverrinus isolate Anna chromosome B1, UM_Priviv_1.0, whole genome shotgun sequence window:
- the PPP1R3B gene encoding protein phosphatase 1 regulatory subunit 3B — MMAVDIECRYSCMAPSLRRERFAFKASPKPSKPLRPCIQLSSKDEAGGMVAPTVQEKKVKKRVSFADNQGLALTMVKVFSEFDDPLDIPFNITELLDNIVSLTTAESESFVLDFSQPSADYLDFRNRLQTDHVCLENCVLKDRAIAGTVKVQNLAFEKTVKIRMTFDTWKSFTDFPCWYVKDTYAGSDRDTFSFDISLPEKVQSYERIEFAVCFECRGQTYWDSNKGKNYRIIRAELKSSQGTAEPQNGPDFGISFDQFGSPRCSYGLFPEWPSYLGYEKLGPYY, encoded by the coding sequence ATGATGGCTGTGGACATAGAGTGCAGGTACAGCTGCATGGCCCCTTCCTTGCGCAGAGAGAGGTTCGCCTTCAAGGCTTCGCCAAAGCCAAGCAAACCACTGAGGCCTTGCATTCAGCTGAGCAGCAAGGATGAAGCCGGCGGAATGGTGGCCCCCACCGTGCAGGAGAAGAAGGTGAAAAAGCGGGTGTCCTTTGCAGACAACCAAGGGTTGGCCCTGACAATGGTCAAAGTGTTCTCGGAATTCGATGACCCGTTAGATATTCCGTTTAACATCACTGAGCTCCTAGACAACATTGTGAGTCTGACGACAGCAGAGAGCGAGAGCTTTGTTCTGGATTTTTCACAGCCTTCCGCAGATTACTTAGACTTTAGAAATCGGCTTCAGACCGACCACGTATGCCTTGAAAACTGTGTGCTGAAAGACAGAGCGATTGCTGGCACAGTGAAAGTGCAGAACCTGGCGTTTGAGAAGACGGTGAAAATACGGATGACATTTGACACTTGGAAAAGCTTCACAGACTTTCCCTGTTGGTATGTGAAGGACACTTACGCTGGTTCAGACAGGGACACGTTCTCCTTTGACATTAGCTTACCTGAGAAAGTTCAGTCTTACGAGAGAATAGAGTTTGCTGTGTGCTTTGAGTGCCGTGGACAGACTTACTGGGACAGCAACAAAGGCAAAAACTATAGGATCATCCGGGCTGAACTGAAATCCTCTCAGGGAACAGCCGAGCCACAGAACGGACCAGATTTTGGAATATCCTTTGACCAGTTTGGAAGCCCTCGGTGTTCCTATGGTCTGTTTCCAGAGTGGCCTAGTTATTTAGGATACGAAAAGCTAGGGCCCTACTACTAG